In one window of Stigmatopora argus isolate UIUO_Sarg chromosome 19, RoL_Sarg_1.0, whole genome shotgun sequence DNA:
- the LOC144064761 gene encoding triadin-like isoform X2, with protein sequence MVIAERQVSSKSKPLSPPMSGRETLPPPRVSGKTIWDDVILTFSSPMAWLLVAALVITWTAVAVVLFDLLDYKTLAEYTSYCDDPVCLSPGLPPPAAIAKRGLRAGRGGVRPIKSSLPPPPQESTDWLEVMWTFAASLVAPDEEEEEVEGIHQITQTFTSLHSEEF encoded by the exons ATGGTTATCGCGGAACGCCAAGTGAGCTCCAAATCTAAG CCACTTTCTCCGCCGATGAGCGGCCGGGAGACGCTTCCCCCGCCGAGGGTCAGCGGCAAGACAATTTGGGACGACGTGATCCTGACCTTCAGCTCGCCCATGGCGTGGCTGCTGGTGGCGGCGTTGGTGATCACCTGGACGGCGGTGGCCGTCGTCCTCTTCGACCTGCTGGACTACAAGACGCTGGCGG AGTACACATCATACTGTGACGATCCCGTGTGTTTATCACCTG GTCTTCCGCCTCCCGCCGCCATCGCCAAGCGAGGTTTGCGGGCCGGCAGAG GTGGCGTCCGTCCAATCAAGTCGTccctcccgccgccgccgcaagAAAGCACCGACTGGCTAGAAGTGATGTGGACGTTCGCCGCCAGCCTGGTGGCGcctgacgaggaggaggaggaagtggaAGGTATTCATCAGATAACCCAAACCTTCACAT CTTTGCACTCGGAAGAGTTTTGA
- the LOC144064761 gene encoding triadin-like isoform X3: MVIAERQVSSKSKPLSPPMSGRETLPPPRVSGKTIWDDVILTFSSPMAWLLVAALVITWTAVAVVLFDLLDYKTLAGLPPPAAIAKRGLRAGRGGVRPIKSSLPPPPQESTDWLEVMWTFAASLVAPDEEEEEVEGIHQITQTFTCKSQSPLLTI; encoded by the exons ATGGTTATCGCGGAACGCCAAGTGAGCTCCAAATCTAAG CCACTTTCTCCGCCGATGAGCGGCCGGGAGACGCTTCCCCCGCCGAGGGTCAGCGGCAAGACAATTTGGGACGACGTGATCCTGACCTTCAGCTCGCCCATGGCGTGGCTGCTGGTGGCGGCGTTGGTGATCACCTGGACGGCGGTGGCCGTCGTCCTCTTCGACCTGCTGGACTACAAGACGCTGGCGG GTCTTCCGCCTCCCGCCGCCATCGCCAAGCGAGGTTTGCGGGCCGGCAGAG GTGGCGTCCGTCCAATCAAGTCGTccctcccgccgccgccgcaagAAAGCACCGACTGGCTAGAAGTGATGTGGACGTTCGCCGCCAGCCTGGTGGCGcctgacgaggaggaggaggaagtggaAGGTATTCATCAGATAACCCAAACCTTCACATGTAAGAGCCAATCTCCACTATTAACCATTTAA
- the LOC144064761 gene encoding triadin-like isoform X1 — MVIAERQVSSKSKPLSPPMSGRETLPPPRVSGKTIWDDVILTFSSPMAWLLVAALVITWTAVAVVLFDLLDYKTLAEYTSYCDDPVCLSPGLPPPAAIAKRGLRAGRGGVRPIKSSLPPPPQESTDWLEVMWTFAASLVAPDEEEEEVEGIHQITQTFTCKSQSPLLTI; from the exons ATGGTTATCGCGGAACGCCAAGTGAGCTCCAAATCTAAG CCACTTTCTCCGCCGATGAGCGGCCGGGAGACGCTTCCCCCGCCGAGGGTCAGCGGCAAGACAATTTGGGACGACGTGATCCTGACCTTCAGCTCGCCCATGGCGTGGCTGCTGGTGGCGGCGTTGGTGATCACCTGGACGGCGGTGGCCGTCGTCCTCTTCGACCTGCTGGACTACAAGACGCTGGCGG AGTACACATCATACTGTGACGATCCCGTGTGTTTATCACCTG GTCTTCCGCCTCCCGCCGCCATCGCCAAGCGAGGTTTGCGGGCCGGCAGAG GTGGCGTCCGTCCAATCAAGTCGTccctcccgccgccgccgcaagAAAGCACCGACTGGCTAGAAGTGATGTGGACGTTCGCCGCCAGCCTGGTGGCGcctgacgaggaggaggaggaagtggaAGGTATTCATCAGATAACCCAAACCTTCACATGTAAGAGCCAATCTCCACTATTAACCATTTAA